The proteins below are encoded in one region of Phaseolus vulgaris cultivar G19833 chromosome 1, P. vulgaris v2.0, whole genome shotgun sequence:
- the LOC137815212 gene encoding ALBINO3-like protein 1, chloroplastic, which produces MAALLPYAPNIVSAPFGSRTATRLPNRPHSHAFAASTRHFLRGSLSVARFGLKPGFLPEPEDAEGLLRELFGRAEGLLYTIADAAVSSSDTVAASAAAKQNNDWLSGITNYMETVLKVLKDGLSTLHVPYAYGFAIILLTVLVKAATFPLTKKQVESSLAMRTLQPQIKAIQERYAGDPERIQLETARLYKLANINPLAGCLPTLATIPVWIGLYRALSNVADEGLLTEGFFWIPSLAGPTSIAARQDGSGISWLFPFVDGLPPLGWSDTLAYLVLPVLLVVSQYISVQIMQSSQPNDPNMKSSQVLTKFLPLMIGYFSLSVPSGLSLYWLTNNILSTAQQVWLQKLGGAKNPVRQVPDDITENDLTQVQKSISKLNSTIPKEAKQSEKTSEGPRAGDRFKQLKEQEARRRQQREEEKSKGMETEARETKVDESHETLKKTGSDLSVEKSLSVGSDTDPSISGVVNGNVLSTDLEENQNSTSASETENNEGSTHFNNAEINEKNSDKEPREVLTSTTTTNRQPPAEDADRLTKD; this is translated from the exons ATGGCAGCTCTGTTACCTTACGCGCCCAACATAGTCTCTGCTCCGTTCGGGAGCCGGACCGCCACGCGCCTCCCCAACCGTCCTCACTCCCACGCTTTCGCCGCTTCCACCAGACACTTTCTTCGCGGTTCTCTCTCCGTCGCCCGGTTCGGCCTCAAACCCGGTTTCTTGCCCGAGCCGGAGGACGCTGAAGGCTTGCTCAGAGAGCTGTTTGGCCGAGCGGAGGGACTTCTTTACACGATTGCGGACGCCGCCGTTTCTTCTTCCGACACGGTTGCGGCTTCCGCCGCCGCCAAACAGAACAACGACTGGCTTTCCGGAATAACCAATTACATGGAGACGGTTCTCAAG GTACTCAAGGATGGGCTTTCTACTTTGCATGTCCCATATGCTTATGGTTTTGCAATTATACTGCTCACAGTTCTTGTAAAAGCTGCCACTTTTCCTCTAACCAAAAAACAG GTAGAGTCCTCCTTAGCTATGCGAACTTTGCAACCTCAAATAAAGGCTATCCAGGAGCGGTATGCTGGCGATCCG GAGAGAATTCAACTTGAAACTGCTAGATTGTATAAACTAGCCAACATTAATCCTCTAGCAG GATGCCTGCCTACACTCGCAACAATACCAGTGTGGATTGGGCTATATCGAGCCCTTTCAAATGTAGCAGATGAG GGACTCCTTACTGAAGGCTTCTTTTGGATACCTTCTCTTGCTGGTCCAACTTCAATCGCAGCTCGTCAAGATGGCAGTGGTATCTCTTGGCTTTTTCCTTTTGTG GATGGTCTCCCTCCCCTTGGATGGTCAGATACATTGGCTTACCTTGTCTTACCGGTGTTGCTGGTCGTCTCTCAGTACATATCTGTCCAAATAATGCAGTCATCACAG CCTAATGATCCCAACATGAAAAGTTCTCAAGTCTTGACCAAGTTCCTTCCATTAATGATTGGTTACTTTTCTCTCTCAGTTCCTTCTGGTCTTAGCCTTTACTG gttaacaaataatatattgagCACTGCACAACAAGTATGGCTTCAaaagttaggaggtgccaaaaatcCTGTGAGGCAAGTCCCAGATGATATCACGGAGAATGATCTAACCCAGGTTCAGAAGTCAATATCTAAACTAAATTCCACAATACCGAAAGAAGCCAAACAAAGTGAGAAAACATCTGAGGGGCCACGAGCTGGTGATAG ATTTAAGCAATTAAAGGAGCAAGAGGCAAGGAGAAGACaacaaagagaagaagaaaaaagtaaaGGCATGGAAACAGAAGCTAGAGAAACTAAAGTAGATGAGAGTCACGAGACACTTAAGAAAACTGGAAGTGATTTAAGTGTTGAAAAATCTTTGTCTGTGGGTTCAGATACTGATCCCTCCATATCTGGAGTAGTAAATGGTAACGTATTAAGTACAGACTTGGAGGAAAATCAGAATTCTACATCTGCATCTGAGACAGAAAATAATGAAGGCTCTACTCATTTCAACAATGCTGAGATAAACGAGAAAAATTCAGACAAG GAACCAAGAGAAGTATTAACATCTACAACCACCACAAACAGACAACCTCCTGCAGAAGATGCAGATCGCTTGACAAAGGATTGA
- the LOC137815204 gene encoding probable pectate lyase 5, which translates to MPFSFTFIFHLLLLSPSVIYVSASPVQDPELVVQEVEKSINGSRRNLGYLSCGTGNPIDDCWRCDPNWERNRKRLASCAIGFGKNAIGGKDGKLYVVIDSSDNPINPKPGTLRHAVIQEEPLWIIFKHDMVIKLHMDLLVNSYKTIDGRGATVHIAGGPCIKVHKKRNIIIHGIHIHDCKRGGSGYVTDFPNHRSWSAGSDGDGITIFGGSHVWVDHCSLSNCFDGLIDVVHGSTAITISNNYMTHHNKVMLLGHSDSYKDDKNMQVTIAFNHFGEGLGGRMPRCRFGYFHVVNNDYTHWQHYAIGGSSSPTIFSQGNRFLAPNNEDHKEVTKHFKSSKGEWRKWNWRSEGDLMLNGAFFTASGAGATARYDRASSMAARPPLLVASITAGAGALRCKNGHLCG; encoded by the exons ATGCCATTTTCATTCACATTCATCTTCCACCTTTTGCTTCTGTCCCCATCTGTGATTTATGTTTCTGCTTCTCCTGTTCAAGATCCTGAATTGGTGGTCCAGGAAGTGGAAAA GAGCATTAATGGGTCGAGGAGAAACTTGGGGTATCTTTCTTGTGGGACGGGGAACCCCATTGATGACTGTTGGAGGTGCGACCCCAACTGGGAAAGGAACCGCAAGCGTCTAGCTAGTTGTGCTATTGGGTTCGGCAAGAATGCCATTGGTGGAAAAGACGGCAAACTATATGTGGTGATTGACTCTAGCGATAATcctataaaccctaaaccaggTACACTGAGACATGCTGTTATCCAAGAAGAGCCTTTGTGGATCATTTTCAAGCATGACATGGTGATCAAGCTCCACATGGATCTCCTTGTTAATTCTTACAAAACCATTGATGGAAGAGGAGCAACCGTCCACATTGCAGGAGGGCCTTGCATCAAAGTGCACAAGAAGAGGAATATCATAATTCATGGAATACACATTCATGATTGCAAACGAGGTGGCAGTGGATATGTGACTGATTTTCCTAACCATCGCAGTTGGAGTGCAGGATCAGACGGTGATGGGATCACTATCTTTGGTGGGAGCCATGTTTGGGTGGACCATTGCTCCTTGTCAAACTGCTTTGATGGCCTCATTGATGTTGTTCATGGGTCAACGGCCATCACCATTTCCAACAATTATATGACACACCATAACAAAGTCATGCTCTTGGGCCACAGTGATTCCTACAAAGATGACAAGAACATGCAAGTCACCATAGCCTTCAACCATTTTGGTGAAGGGCTTGGAGGGAGAATGCCTAG GTGCAGGTTTGGATACTTTCATGTGGTGAACAACGATTACACACATTGGCAGCATTACGCAATAGGTGGGAGTTCTTCCCCAACTATTTTCAGCCAAGGCAATAGATTTCTTGCTCCAAATAATGAAGACCATAAAGAG GTGACGAAACATTTTAAATCATCAAAAGGAGAGTGGAGGAAATGGAATTGGAGGTCTGAAGGAGATCTGATGTTGAATGGTGCCTTCTTCACAGCGTCTGGGGCAGGAGCAACAGCTAGATATGATAGGGCGTCAAGCATGGCAGCAAGACCACCGCTGCTTGTGGCTTCAATCACGGCGGGGGCTGGTGCGCTTAGATGCAAAAATGGCCACCTATGCGGCTAG
- the LOC137815211 gene encoding probable pectate lyase 5, with protein sequence MRHGFPVCSLYIMQNVLTFPHKHTIPLSSFLFSTITPIEFLILIADQAVMEIPIPLSFMLLFLLLLPSCICSSPLQDPELVVEDVQKSINASRRNLAFLSCGTGNPIDDCWRCDANWEKNRKNLAECSIGFGKHAIGGRDGKIYVVSDPGDHPVNPKPGTLRYGVIQEEPLWIIFKRDMVIRLKQELMMNSFKTIDGRGASVHIAGGPCITIQYVTNIIIHGINIHDCKQGGNAYVRDSPTHYGWRTLSDGDGISIFGGSHVWVDHCSLSNCRDGLIDAIHGSTAITISNNYMTHHNKVMLLGHSDTFTRDKNMQVTIAFNHFGEGLVQRMPRCRYGYFHVVNNDYTHWKMYAIGGSAAPTINSQGNRFLAPNDHTFKEVTKRENSAQSKWKNWNWRSTGDLMLNGAFFTASGAGASSSYARASSLAAKPSSLVSSITASAGSLACRKGSRC encoded by the exons atgAGGCACGGTTTTCCGGTTTGTTCCCTATATATAATGCAAAATGTCCTTACATTTCCTCACAAGCACACTATTCCTTTATCCTCCTTTCTGTTCAGTACTATTACTCCTATAGAGTTTTTGATTCTGATTGCAGATCAAGCAGTTATGGAAATTCCAATTCCACTGTCATTTATGCTACTCTTTCTACTGCTTCTACCTTCCTGCATTTGTTCTTCCCCACTTCAAGATCCTGAACTAGTGGTCGAAGATGTACAAAA GAGCATTAATGCCTCAAGGAGGAACTTAGCATTTCTGTCTTGTGGAACGGGGAACCCCATTGATGATTGTTGGAGATGTGATGCCAATTGGGAGAAGAATCGAAAGAATTTAGCAGAGTGTTCAATTGGGTTTGGTAAGCATGCAATTGGAGGGAGGGATGGGAAAATATATGTGGTGAGTGACCCTGGTGATCACCCTGTGAATCCCAAGCCAGGAACACTTAGATATGGTGTGATCCAAGAGGAACCACTGTGGATCATTTTCAAGCGTGACATGGTGATTCGTTTGAAGCAAGAGCTTATGATGAACTCATTCAAGACCATTGATGGAAGAGGGGCAAGTGTGCACATTGCTGGTGGCCCTTGCATTACTATACAGTATGTGACCAACATTATCATTCATGGGATTAACATCCATGACTGCAAACAAGGAGGGAATGCCTATGTGAGAGACTCTCCCACCCACTATGGGTGGAGGACTCTCTCAGATGGTGATGGCATCTCCATCTTTGGTGGCAGTCATGTTTGGGTGGATCACTGTTCTCTCTCCAATTGCCGTGATGGCCTCATTGATGCCATCCATGGATCCACTGCCATTACCATCTCCAACAATTACATGACCCACCATAACAAGGTCATGCTTTTGGGCCACAGTGATACTTTCACTAGGGACAAGAACATGCAAGTCACCATTGCCTTTAACCATTTTGGAGAAGGACTAGTACAGAGAATGCCAAG ATGTAGGTATGGATACTTCCATGTGGTGAACAATGATTACACCCACTGGAAAATGTATGCCATAGGGGGAAGTGCTGCTCCAACCATCAATAGCCAAGGGAatagatttcttgctcccaatGACCATACCTTCAAAGAG GTGACAAAGAGGGAGAATTCAGCACAGAGCAAATGGAAGAACTGGAATTGGAGGTCAACGGGAGATTTGATGTTAAACGGTGCATTCTTCACTGCATCAGGAGCAGGTGCATCTTCAAGCTATGCAAGAGCATCAAGTTTGGCAGCAAAACCATCTTCACTTGTCAGTTCCATAACAGCATCAGCAGGATCACTTGCATGTAGAAAGGGTTCACGTTGCTGA
- the LOC137815210 gene encoding T-complex protein 1 subunit epsilon, giving the protein MALAFDEFGRPFIILKEQEQKSRLRGLDAQKSNISAGKAVARILRTSLGPKGMDKMLQSPDGDVTITNDGATILEQMDVDNQIAKLMVELSRSQDYEIGDGTTGVVVMAGALLEKAERLLERGIHPIRIAEGYETASRISVEHLDRVANKFEFGESNLEPLIQTCMTTLSSKIVNRCKRSLAEIAVKAVLAVADLERKDVNLDLIKVEGKVGGKLEDTELIYGIVVDKDMSHPQMPKQIEDANIAILTCPFEPPKPKTKHKVDIDTVEKFQTLRVQEQKYFDEMVQKCKDVGATLVICQWGFDDEANHLLMHRNLPAVRWVGGVELELIAIATGGRIVPRFQELTTEKLGKAGIVREKSFGTTKDRMLYIEHCANSRAVTIFIRGGNKMIIEETKRSLHDALCVARNLIRNNSIVYGGGSAEISCSIAVDAAADRYPGVEQYAIRAFGDALEAIPMALAENSGLQPIETLSAVKSQQIKDNNPHFGIDCNDVGTNDMREQNVFETLIGKQQQILLATQVVKMILKIDDVISPSDY; this is encoded by the exons ATGGCGTTGGCTTTCGACGAGTTCGGAAGGCCGTTCATAATCCTGAAGGAGCAGGAGCAGAAGAGCAGACTCCGAGGTTTGGACGCTCAGAAATCGAACATATCCGCCGGCAAAGCCGTCGCGCGGATCCTCCGCACCTCCCTCGGCCCGAAAGGCATGGACAAGATGCTCCAGAGCCCCGACGGCGACGTCACCATCA CCAACGACGGCGCCACCATCCTCGAGCAGATGGACGTGGACAACCAAATCGCGAAGCTCATGGTGGAGCTTTCGAGGAGTCAGGACTACGAAATCGGCGACGGCACCACCGGTGTCGTCGTCATGGCCGGCGCGCTTCTCGAGAAGGCGGAGCGCCTACTGGAGCGGGGAATTCACCCCATCAGGATCGCCGAGGGTTACGAAACGGCGTCTAGAATCTCGGTCGAGCATCTCGATCGCGTGGCCAACAAGTTCGAGTTCGGCGAGTCCAATTTGGAGCCTCTCATTCAAACCTGCATGACCACACTCTCCTCCAAGAT TGTTAATCGGTGCAAGCGTAGCCTGGCTGAGATCGCTGTTAAGGCTGTTCTTGCCGTTGCTGATCTGGAGAGGAAGGATGTTAATTTGGATCTGATTAAGGTGGAAGGGAAAGTTGGGGGTAAATTGGAGGACACTGAGTTGATCTATGGGATAGTTGTTGATAAGGATATGAGCCATCCTCAAATGCCTAAGCAAATCGAGGATGCTAATATTGCTATCCTGACTTGCCCGTTTGAGCCTCCCAAGCCAAAGACTAAGCATAAGGTTGACATTGACACAGTGGAGAAGTTCCAGACGTTGAGGGTGCAGGAACAGAAGTATTTTGATGAAATGGTTCAAAAATGCAAG GATGTTGGTGCAACTCTTGTCATTTGCCAATGGGGTTTTGACGATGAAGCAAATCATCTCTTAATGCACAGGAACTTGCCAGCTGTCAGATGGGTTGGTGGTGTAGAGTTGGAATTGATAGCTATAGCAACTG GTGGAAGAATTGTTCCCAGGTTCCAGGAGTTAACTACAGAAAAGTTGGGAAAG gctGGCATTGTTCGTGAAAAGTCTTTTGGTACAACAAAAGACCGAATGCTGTACATTGAACATTGTGCAAACTCAAGGGCTGTAACAATATTCATCCGTGGAG GTAACAAAATGATCATAGAGGAAACAAAGCGCAGCCTTCATGATGCCTTGTGCGTGGCTAGGAATCTTATCCGTAACAATTCTATTGTATATGGTGGTGGCTCAGCTGAAATTTCCTGCTCTATAGCTGTCGATGCTGCTGCTGATAGATACCCTGGAGTTGAACAG TATGCTATTAGAGCATTTGGGGATGCTTTGGAGGCCATCCCAATGGCCCTCGCTGAAAATAGTGGCCTCCAACCAATTGAAACATTATCCGCTGTTAAGTCTCAGCAAATAAAG GATAATAACCCTCACTTTGGAATTGATTGTAATGATGTTGGCACTAATGACATGCGTGAGCAAAATGTCTTTGAAACTTTGATCGGAAAGCAACAACAAATCTTACTCGCTACTCAAGTTGTcaagatgatattgaaaattgaCGATGTCATTTCCCCATCTGATTACTGA